CGGGTTGAAGTGTTCGCCCGCAGCACCGGCGGGGGTCCCGGTCGAGTCAGGTCCGCAGTCGCCGGTCTGGTGAACGTGGAAGCCGTGCAGGCCGGCCGAGAGCCCAGACAGGTTGTATCGGACCTCGACGGCGTCGCCGAGGTCGACGAACTCGACGGCGCCGACGACCCCAGACCCGTCCACCTCGGCGATCCGGGCGACGGCACGGTCCGGGCCCGACGGCGACGGCGCCAGGGTCGTGTCGGCTCCAGCGCCGGACGTGTCGATGGGCTCCGGGGCGTCGGCACACGCCGCGAGGAGAATGGGGAGAGACAGGAGGAGAACGCGCATGGATGAAGCGGGGGGGCCGGCGATCAACGCCACGCGGCGCCCCCAGTTCAGCCGGCCCTCGGATTCGAGCTCAATCCAGCCCACGCTCCGCCCGCACCCTCCGGGTCAGCCCGGCCACCACGAGGTCGTACGAGTGGTCCACCAGCTCGCGCACGACGTCGCCCGGCACGTCCCCTCGCAGGCCGACCCCGTTCCAGTGCGTCTTGCTCATGTGGTACGCCGGCCCGACGGCCTCGTACAACTCGCGGAGCTCGAGCGCCCGCTCCGGGTCGCACTTCAGCGCCACCGTCGGCGGCACGCGCTCGAGGCCGACGAGCGCGAACATCTTCCCCGCCACCTTGAACACGAGCGTGTCCTCGTCGAACGGGAAGCTCTCCGTCACGGCGGGCTTGGCGAGGCAGTGGTCGCGGAGCTGGTCGAGGTGCATGGCGGGACTGGGGACTGGGGACTGGGGACTGGGGACTGGGGACTGGGGACTGGAAGGTGCTCCGCGCCGCTGTCAGCCGCCAGTCAGTGCCCGGCCGATCGTCTGCCGGCCCCCTCCGCCTCGGCGCCGAGGCGGGCGGGGTCAGTGGGGAGCGCAGCCTCTGCCCGGTTCCCATCTCCTCGTTCCCGATACCACGAGTGCAGGCCCCCTATCGCTTCCAGAAGCCCGGCGTGAACAGGAGGAGCACCGTGAAAATCTCCAGCCGGCCGGCCATCATCAGGACCGACAGGATCCACTTCCCGGCCGTCGGGACGTGCGTATAGTTCTCCGTCGGCCCCATCGCCCCGAACGCCGGGCCCACGTTGCCGACGCACGAGAACGTGGCCGAGAACGCGCTCCAGATGTCGAGCCCGAGGATGCCCATCAGGAGCGTCCCCAGCCCGATGAGCCCGACGTAGAAGACGATGAACGAGAGGACGTTGCGGAGGATGCCCTCCGGCACCACGCGGTGATCGAGCCGGATCGGGAGGATCGCCTGCGGGTGGACGAGCTGGCGGAGTTCGCGGAACGAGTTCTTCAGGATGAGGAGCACGCGGACGACCTTCACGCCGCCGCCCGTCGAGCCCGCCATCCCGCCCACGAAGAACAGGGCGAACAGGACGACGAGCGCGAGCGGCGGCCACACCTCGTAGTCGGCCGTCCCGAAGCCCGTCGTCGTGATGATGGCGGCGGCCTGGAAGGCCGCGTAGCGGAGCGAGTCCCAGAACGAGTCGTAGCGGACGACCGTCCGGCCGCGCTCCTCGCGCGACGCCAGCTCCGCGGCTTCCTGCGCCCCGCCCCCAATGTTCTCGCCGCCCACGCGGTCGGCCGACTCGGTCTCGACCTCCTCGAGGTCCGCGCCCTCGGCCGCCGCGTCCGCTTCCGCTTGGGCGGCCCCGACGGTCTGGTCGACGACGTCCTGCGTGACGACCTCGCCGTCGAGCGTGACCGGCGCCGGGAGCACGTCGCCCGTCGGCGTCCAGAGGACGAGGGTCAGGAGGAGGGTCGCGCCACCGAGGAACGCGAAGTAGACCTTCAGTTCCTCGTTGTTCGTGGCCGACCAGTCCTTGTGAAGGAGCCGGTAGTGGAGGACGAAGTTCATCCCGGCCAGCACCATGAACACGGTCACGACCCAGTCCACGTAGGCGCTCCCGTATTGCCCGACGCTCCCGTTCTCGGTCGAGAACCCGCCCGTCGCGAGCGTCGCCATCGCGTGGTTGACGGCGTCGAAGAACGACATCGCCGGGAGCAGAAGGATCACCTGGATGGCCGTCAGCGCCACGTAGATGGCCCAGAGCCGCTTGGCCGTCTCCGAGACCCGCGGCGTGAGCTTGTCAGCCGACGGACCGGGGACCTCGGCCTTGAACAGCTGCATCCCCCCCACGCCGAGGAGCGGGAGCACGGCGATCGTGAGCACGATGATGCCCATCCCGCCGAGCCAGTGCGTGAGGCTCCGCCAGAAGAGGAACGCGTTGGGGACGGCCTCGATCTGAGGCGTCGTCGCGCCGCCGAGGATCGTCGCCCCCGTCGTCGTGAAGCCGCTCATGACCTCGAAGAAGGCGTCGGCGTAGCTGTCGAGCACGCCGGTCATCGTCCACGGCAGCGCGCCCACGAGCGAGAGCACGAACCATGCGAGGGCCACGATCGCGAACCCCTCGCGCACACGGAGCTCCTCCTTCGGTCGGAACGCGAGCCACAGCCCGCCGCCCACGATCCCCGAGCCCGCGGCCGTCGCCGCGAACGCCCACCATTCGGGCTCGCCGTAGAGCAACCCGACCAGGGCCGGGACCACAAGCGCCACCCCGAGCGCCCCGAGCAGGACGCCCATGATGCCGGCAATGGCCTTCCAGTCGATGATCACGAGGTCAGAGCTCGGGTTCGGAGTTCAGAGGACACGGAGGCAGAGCCCGAACTCTGACCTCCGAATTAGGAACTGAAGAGGGGTTCGACGTCGCCGGCGCGCTCGGGCGTGGCGAACACGACGGCCCGCTGGCCCGGCTCGACGTGCGTCGTGCCGGTCGCGATCTCGACGCGGTCGCCGACGACGGCGCCGAGGAGGATCCCCTTCGGCAGGCGCAGTCGGGCGAGCGGGACGCGCGTGATCGGCGCGCCCTCGTCGGCCACGAGCTCCATGATCTCGGCGTCGAGGCCGTGGACCGTCGCGACCGAGCGGACGTGGGCGCCGCGGAGGAACCGGAGGACCTCGCGGGAGACGGCCAGCTTCTGGCTCACGGCCGCGTCGAGGCCGATGGACTGAGAGATCGGGATGTAGGCGCTCTTCGAGAGGAGCGCGACGGTCTTCTTGACCTCGAGGTGCTTGGCCATGAGGCAGCTCACGAGGTTCGACTCCTCGTCCTCGGTCACGGCCACGACGGCGTCCGTCTCGGCCAGGCCCTCCCGGGCGAGG
This sequence is a window from Rubrivirga marina. Protein-coding genes within it:
- a CDS encoding superoxide dismutase family protein — its product is MRVLLLSLPILLAACADAPEPIDTSGAGADTTLAPSPSGPDRAVARIAEVDGSGVVGAVEFVDLGDAVEVRYNLSGLSAGLHGFHVHQTGDCGPDSTGTPAGAAGEHFNPLASPHGAPSAAPAQRHAGDLGNVEPDASGRAIGVRVDSVLSFDGPTSILGKALLLHGGEDDLTSQPSGDAGPRVGCGVIEEAAAVGSLPDSLAVPTGSVEP
- a CDS encoding MmcQ/YjbR family DNA-binding protein, producing MHLDQLRDHCLAKPAVTESFPFDEDTLVFKVAGKMFALVGLERVPPTVALKCDPERALELRELYEAVGPAYHMSKTHWNGVGLRGDVPGDVVRELVDHSYDLVVAGLTRRVRAERGLD
- a CDS encoding TrkH family potassium uptake protein, giving the protein MIIDWKAIAGIMGVLLGALGVALVVPALVGLLYGEPEWWAFAATAAGSGIVGGGLWLAFRPKEELRVREGFAIVALAWFVLSLVGALPWTMTGVLDSYADAFFEVMSGFTTTGATILGGATTPQIEAVPNAFLFWRSLTHWLGGMGIIVLTIAVLPLLGVGGMQLFKAEVPGPSADKLTPRVSETAKRLWAIYVALTAIQVILLLPAMSFFDAVNHAMATLATGGFSTENGSVGQYGSAYVDWVVTVFMVLAGMNFVLHYRLLHKDWSATNNEELKVYFAFLGGATLLLTLVLWTPTGDVLPAPVTLDGEVVTQDVVDQTVGAAQAEADAAAEGADLEEVETESADRVGGENIGGGAQEAAELASREERGRTVVRYDSFWDSLRYAAFQAAAIITTTGFGTADYEVWPPLALVVLFALFFVGGMAGSTGGGVKVVRVLLILKNSFRELRQLVHPQAILPIRLDHRVVPEGILRNVLSFIVFYVGLIGLGTLLMGILGLDIWSAFSATFSCVGNVGPAFGAMGPTENYTHVPTAGKWILSVLMMAGRLEIFTVLLLFTPGFWKR